From the Lolium rigidum isolate FL_2022 chromosome 2, APGP_CSIRO_Lrig_0.1, whole genome shotgun sequence genome, one window contains:
- the LOC124691420 gene encoding serine/threonine-protein kinase GRIK1-like, with translation MADLTDIGCCSCFSFLRKRSSSAKVARPRSTDAMLSKDLLKRQSSEEDLNASFYTGDDPERSFYNGDDLDMDRSFYNNGDDADASFYERDGVDYHHESDDEPPRKKSEDIILTRAQNGFACRESLVKETKKVFRSEDEIGSKMINQYVHLGKIGAGSYGKVVLYRNIKDGKLYAVKVLNKPYMLKVRVVRSETAMTDVLREVSLMKMLDHPNIVNLIEVIDDPNTDKFYMVLEYVEGKMVCGDGLGEDTSRKYLRDIISGLMYLHAHNIIHGDIKPDNLLVTNTGNVKIGDFSVSQIFEDDDDMLWRSPGTPVFTAPECCQGSAYHGRAADTWAVGVTLYCMITGRYPFLGDTLQETYDKIVNDPVEITADMSPELADLIQRLLCKDPAERITLQAAAEHPWVAGADGPVPEFICRCGFGRRKRNVIQEEVQ, from the exons ATGGCAGACCTAACGGACATAGGCTGCTGCAGCTGCTTCAGTTTCCTGAGGAAGCGCAGCAGCAGCGCGAAGGTAGCCCGGCCTCGGTCCACCGACGCCATGCTCTCCAAGGATTTGCTGAAGCGCCAGTCTAGCGAAGAAGATCTCAACGCGAGCTTCtataccggggatgatcccgagaGAAGCTTCTACAATGGGGACGACCTAGATATGGACAGAAGCTTCTATAATAACGGAGATGATGCTGACGCGAGTTTCTACGAGAGGGATGGTGTCGATTACCATCATGAAAGTGATGACGAGCCGCCTCGGAAGAAGTCTGAAGATATTATCCTGACAAGGGCTCAGAATGGCTTCGCGTGTAGAGAAAGCCTGGTTAAGGAGACCAAGAAGGTGTTTCGGTCAGAG GACGAAATTGGCAGTAAGATGATCAATCAGTATGTTCACCTGGGCAAGATAGGTGCTGGAAGCTATGGCAAAGTG GTTTTGTACCGAAACATTAAAGATGGGAAGTTATATGCAGTAAAG GTGTTAAATAAACCGTACATGTTGAAAGTGCGTGTTGTACGGTCAGAAACGGCCATGACAGATGTTCTGCGGGAA GTATCCCTCATGAAAATGTTGGATCATCCCAATATAGTAAATCTCATTGAGGTGATTGATGACCCAAACACAGATAAATTCTACATGG TTCTTGAGTATGTTGAAGGGAAAATGGTCTGCGGTGATGGTTTAGGAGAAGATACTTCAAGGAAGTACTTGCGGGACATAATCTCTGGTCTTATGTATCTTCATGCTCAT AACATTATTCATGGTGATATTAAACCGGACAATCTCTTGGTCACAAATACTGGCAATGTGAAGATAGGGGACTTCAGTGTTAGCCAGATTTTTGAG GATGATGATGATATGCTTTGGAGATCTCCAGGTACTCCTGTTTTCACTGCACCGGAGTGCTGTCAAG GTTCAGCCTACCATGGTAGAGCAGCTGATACATGGGCAGTTGGTGTTACTCTGTATTGTATGATTACCGGGCGCTATCCATTTCTGGGGGATACTTTGCAGGAAACATACGACAAG ATTGTCAATGATCCAGTAGAAATTACTGCTGACATGAGCCCTGAACTTGCTGATTTGATACAAAGGCTGCTCTGCAAAG ATCCAGCAGAGCGTATCACTCTGCAGGCTGCAGCTGAGCATCCTTGGGTTGCTGGGGCCGATGGGCCAGTCCCTGAATTCATCTGTAGATGTGGTTTTGGTCGGAGGAAGAGAAATGTTATACAGGAAGAGGTACAATAA